A genomic stretch from Peptococcus niger includes:
- a CDS encoding 3-hydroxyacyl-CoA dehydrogenase NAD-binding domain-containing protein, with the protein MKVGVIGAGTMGSGIAHAFAQTDGFEVVLTDINMDFANGGKAKIEKNLMKRVDKGKMEKSAAETILNRITTGLRDDCKDCDLIIEAAIENMQIKKETFKALEEICKPDAIFATNTSSLSITEIGADIERSVIGMHFFNPAPVMKLIEVIKGINTPDETAKKIIEISEKIGKTPVEVEEGPGFVVNRILIPMINEAIGIYADGLASVEGIDTAMKLGANHPMGPLALGDLVGLDIVLAVMEVLYNETGDPKYRPHTLLRKMVRGKKLGIKTGEGFYNYKK; encoded by the coding sequence ATGAAAGTTGGGGTTATCGGTGCCGGTACCATGGGGTCCGGGATTGCACATGCGTTTGCACAGACAGACGGTTTTGAAGTGGTTTTAACAGACATCAATATGGACTTTGCCAATGGCGGTAAAGCTAAAATTGAAAAGAATTTAATGAAACGGGTTGACAAGGGTAAAATGGAAAAATCCGCAGCGGAAACCATTTTAAACAGAATCACCACCGGCCTGCGTGATGACTGCAAAGACTGCGACCTGATCATTGAAGCAGCCATTGAAAACATGCAGATTAAAAAAGAAACCTTCAAAGCCTTAGAAGAAATCTGCAAACCGGATGCTATTTTTGCAACCAACACCTCTTCATTGTCCATCACTGAAATCGGTGCGGATATTGAACGCAGCGTCATCGGCATGCACTTCTTCAACCCGGCTCCGGTCATGAAATTGATCGAAGTCATCAAAGGGATTAACACCCCTGATGAAACCGCTAAGAAAATCATCGAAATCTCCGAAAAAATCGGTAAAACACCGGTTGAAGTCGAAGAAGGACCGGGCTTTGTGGTTAACCGCATCCTGATTCCGATGATCAACGAAGCCATCGGCATTTATGCAGACGGTCTCGCTTCCGTTGAAGGCATTGACACAGCCATGAAACTTGGCGCCAACCATCCGATGGGGCCTCTTGCCCTAGGGGACTTGGTCGGTTTGGACATTGTCCTGGCCGTTATGGAAGTGCTCTACAACGAAACCGGCGACCCGAAATATCGTCCGCATACGCTCCTGCGTAAGATGGTTCGCGGTAAAAAACTCGGGATTAAGACAGGCGAAGGCTTCTATAATTACAAAAAATAG
- a CDS encoding rubredoxin, giving the protein MSNEKDMRIYQCQMATCGYMYIPAKGDKKGGIPKGTSFEDLPDTWKCPLCGANKKAFKPID; this is encoded by the coding sequence ATGAGTAACGAAAAAGACATGCGTATTTACCAATGCCAAATGGCCACCTGCGGCTATATGTACATCCCCGCCAAAGGCGACAAAAAAGGCGGCATCCCCAAAGGCACATCCTTTGAAGACCTGCCGGATACCTGGAAATGCCCCCTGTGCGGCGCCAACAAAAAAGCCTTCAAGCCCATTGACTAA
- a CDS encoding enoyl-CoA hydratase-related protein — MEFIKYDVKGRVATLTIDRPKALNALGSAVLDELNATIDTINTDEVWCLIITGGGEKAFVAGADISEMKEMTKAQGAEYARKGNDIFRKIEKLPIPVIAAINGFALGGGNELAMSCDIRLCSDNAMFGQPEVGLGITPGFGGTQRLARVIGSLSKAKELILVGKNIKADEALALGLVSAVYPLADLMPAAEKMAGRIAGNAPIAVRHAKEAINRGLQTDIDGGVDIEVDLFGACFETADQAEGMGAFLEKRKEKNFTNK; from the coding sequence ATGGAATTCATTAAATATGATGTAAAGGGCCGCGTGGCCACCTTGACCATTGACCGCCCCAAGGCTTTAAATGCTTTAGGGTCAGCCGTTTTAGACGAACTGAACGCCACCATTGACACCATCAACACCGATGAAGTCTGGTGCCTGATCATCACCGGCGGCGGTGAAAAAGCCTTTGTCGCCGGGGCTGACATTTCTGAAATGAAAGAAATGACCAAGGCCCAAGGCGCTGAATACGCCCGCAAAGGGAACGACATCTTCCGTAAAATTGAAAAATTACCGATTCCCGTCATCGCAGCCATTAACGGCTTTGCCCTTGGCGGCGGGAATGAATTGGCCATGAGCTGCGACATCCGTCTTTGCTCCGACAACGCCATGTTCGGTCAACCGGAAGTCGGTTTGGGGATTACCCCGGGCTTCGGTGGTACCCAGCGGTTGGCCCGGGTCATCGGTTCCCTGTCCAAAGCAAAAGAACTGATCCTGGTCGGCAAAAACATTAAGGCCGATGAAGCCTTGGCTCTCGGCCTGGTCAGCGCAGTTTATCCCTTGGCCGACTTAATGCCGGCAGCTGAAAAAATGGCCGGCCGGATCGCCGGCAACGCCCCGATCGCCGTTCGCCACGCAAAAGAAGCCATCAACCGCGGCCTGCAAACCGACATTGACGGTGGCGTGGACATTGAAGTAGACTTGTTCGGCGCCTGCTTTGAAACCGCCGACCAAGCAGAAGGCATGGGCGCTTTCTTAGAAAAACGTAAAGAAAAGAACTTCACCAACAAATAA
- a CDS encoding type II toxin-antitoxin system HicB family antitoxin, protein MFLVYPAIFYAAEEGGYIVEFPDLDGIVTQGDGEAEAFEMAEDALGTWLYEAYIAGEGYPKASALKDIKPEALEATVKAGTFVTLIGLDIDAYVRSMDHKTVQRTVSLPSYLNEMARNRNINCSQLLQEALKKELHCV, encoded by the coding sequence ATGTTCTTAGTTTATCCGGCTATCTTTTATGCCGCCGAAGAGGGTGGCTATATTGTTGAGTTCCCGGATTTAGACGGCATTGTCACTCAGGGAGATGGTGAGGCGGAAGCCTTTGAAATGGCCGAAGATGCCTTGGGAACCTGGCTCTATGAGGCCTATATTGCCGGTGAGGGCTACCCGAAGGCCTCAGCCTTAAAGGATATTAAGCCTGAAGCCTTGGAAGCCACTGTAAAAGCAGGAACCTTTGTGACCTTGATTGGCCTTGATATTGATGCCTATGTTCGGAGCATGGACCATAAGACCGTTCAGCGAACCGTCTCTCTACCAAGCTATCTAAATGAGATGGCAAGAAATAGAAATATAAATTGCTCCCAGCTGCTGCAAGAGGCGCTGAAAAAGGAATTGCATTGTGTTTGA
- a CDS encoding HPP family protein has protein sequence MAVLVKDVMIENPRTLINTANIGDAIEIFVREKIGSIFIVDEDGKLTGILSDGDIIDNVVYNVRKKNKQLNHIRSWYQVDCFPYYLKTVVNDPIYTCYTTHVYTVSPEDTMRDASRIINKRQLRHLPVLDKAGHPVGLITRNNVVHGLFQEFLDNPDAECVEGGQDDDF, from the coding sequence ATGGCGGTATTGGTTAAAGATGTAATGATTGAAAATCCTAGAACCTTGATTAATACGGCAAATATCGGAGATGCCATTGAGATATTTGTCCGCGAAAAAATCGGCTCGATTTTCATCGTTGATGAAGATGGTAAATTGACAGGTATTTTATCTGACGGGGATATCATTGACAATGTGGTTTACAATGTGCGCAAGAAAAATAAGCAGCTGAACCACATCCGCAGCTGGTATCAAGTGGACTGTTTCCCCTATTACCTGAAAACGGTGGTCAATGACCCGATTTACACCTGCTACACCACCCATGTATACACGGTATCGCCGGAAGATACCATGCGTGATGCGTCACGGATTATCAACAAACGGCAATTGCGTCACCTGCCCGTTCTTGATAAAGCGGGTCACCCGGTAGGGCTGATTACCCGTAACAACGTGGTCCATGGTCTCTTCCAAGAATTCCTGGACAACCCGGATGCAGAATGTGTTGAAGGCGGTCAGGACGACGACTTTTAA
- a CDS encoding metal ABC transporter permease, producing the protein MTVSALLDYDFMRRALVVGLLIALCCAVLGVPLVLRRFAMIGDGLSHTAFAAMSLALAVGWAPLSFALPVVTLASVALLYLSDRGHLKGDGAIAMIATSAMALGVTVASLSRGITADIYAYMFGSILAISPSELALSVGLSVLVLTVYALAFDRIFAVSFDEAFARAVGLKTGRYRLLLAVLTAVTVVLGLRLVGALLIGGLIIFPSAGAMHLSHTYRGVVLSAAALAVVAMLAGLVISFYADLPTGATVVLMDLVLYIICALFGLWRRRLKA; encoded by the coding sequence ATGACCGTGTCGGCGCTCTTGGATTACGATTTTATGCGGCGGGCCCTGGTGGTCGGCCTCTTGATTGCCCTTTGCTGTGCGGTCTTGGGCGTGCCCCTGGTCTTACGCCGCTTTGCCATGATTGGCGACGGCTTGTCGCACACGGCCTTTGCGGCCATGTCCCTGGCCCTGGCGGTGGGCTGGGCGCCGCTCAGCTTTGCCCTGCCGGTGGTCACCCTGGCATCGGTGGCCCTGCTCTACCTGTCGGACCGGGGCCACTTAAAGGGGGACGGGGCCATTGCCATGATTGCCACGTCAGCCATGGCCCTGGGGGTGACGGTGGCCAGTTTATCCCGGGGCATTACGGCGGACATTTACGCCTATATGTTCGGGTCTATTTTGGCCATCAGCCCCTCTGAACTGGCCCTGTCTGTTGGCTTGTCGGTGCTGGTGCTGACGGTTTATGCCCTGGCTTTTGACCGTATTTTTGCGGTCAGCTTTGATGAAGCCTTTGCCCGGGCCGTCGGTTTAAAAACAGGCCGCTACCGGCTCTTGCTGGCGGTGTTGACGGCAGTGACGGTCGTCCTGGGCCTGCGCCTGGTCGGTGCCCTGCTGATTGGCGGGCTGATTATCTTTCCCTCAGCAGGGGCCATGCACTTGTCCCACACCTACCGGGGCGTGGTCCTGTCTGCAGCCGCCCTGGCGGTGGTGGCCATGCTGGCCGGCCTGGTCATCTCCTTTTATGCCGACCTGCCCACCGGCGCCACAGTGGTCCTGATGGACCTGGTCCTGTACATCATCTGCGCCCTGTTCGGCCTTTGGCGCCGGCGGCTAAAAGCCTAA
- a CDS encoding Fur family transcriptional regulator, protein MKGRRYRTDNRDAIVNWFVTHEGEAISVAALKARLEAEGRGMSIATLYRNLALLSDDGWLTRTGDAVLGSDVYVYRKGPDGFMLHCLGCGKMESHHCSQAEALWRHIAESHHFLIDRQQVIIRGYCRECQDKHRSQTTTF, encoded by the coding sequence ATGAAAGGAAGGCGTTATCGCACCGATAACCGCGATGCGATCGTTAATTGGTTTGTGACCCATGAGGGAGAAGCCATTTCTGTAGCGGCGCTCAAGGCCCGGCTGGAAGCAGAGGGCAGGGGGATGTCCATTGCCACCCTCTACCGCAACCTGGCCCTTTTAAGCGACGACGGCTGGCTGACCCGAACCGGCGATGCGGTCCTGGGCAGCGATGTCTATGTTTACCGCAAGGGGCCGGACGGCTTTATGCTGCACTGCCTGGGCTGCGGCAAGATGGAGTCCCACCATTGCTCGCAGGCAGAGGCGCTCTGGCGCCACATTGCGGAAAGTCATCATTTCCTGATTGATAGGCAGCAAGTGATCATTCGCGGCTATTGCCGGGAATGTCAGGACAAGCACCGCTCTCAGACGACGACATTTTAG
- a CDS encoding metal ABC transporter ATP-binding protein — MASIQCRSLSLAYGPVPVVQKVSFDLPDGGYLVVVGENGSGKSTLFKAMAGLLTPASGSVRFSPENVRPGYLAQLDDIAANFPASVKEVVLSGTLCRTRSLFHSRQARAQARAALDRMDMLPFADRSFQALSGGQRRRVLLARALVAAQGLLLLDEPTAGLDRATAADLYALLRSLNREEGMTVVTISHDMVAGLDDASHILAMRHGRVAFFGTQADYFAQEKRGG; from the coding sequence ATGGCTTCCATACAGTGTCGATCTCTATCGCTGGCATACGGACCGGTGCCGGTGGTGCAAAAGGTATCGTTCGACCTGCCGGACGGGGGATATCTGGTGGTGGTTGGTGAAAACGGGTCCGGTAAGAGCACCCTTTTTAAGGCGATGGCCGGTCTGCTGACGCCGGCATCCGGCAGCGTGCGCTTTTCACCGGAAAATGTGCGGCCGGGTTACCTGGCCCAGTTGGACGATATTGCGGCGAATTTTCCCGCTTCTGTGAAAGAGGTGGTCCTGAGCGGCACCCTTTGCCGGACCCGGTCCCTTTTTCACAGCCGGCAAGCCCGGGCGCAGGCCCGGGCAGCCTTGGACCGAATGGACATGCTGCCCTTTGCGGACCGGTCCTTTCAGGCCCTGTCCGGCGGCCAACGCCGGCGCGTTCTTTTGGCCCGGGCCTTGGTGGCCGCCCAGGGGCTCTTGCTCCTGGACGAGCCCACGGCAGGCTTGGACCGGGCCACCGCAGCAGACCTCTACGCCCTGCTGCGGTCCTTGAACCGGGAAGAGGGGATGACCGTGGTGACCATTTCCCACGATATGGTGGCCGGCCTGGATGACGCCAGCCACATTTTGGCCATGCGGCATGGCCGGGTGGCCTTTTTCGGGACACAGGCGGACTACTTTGCCCAGGAAAAGAGGGGGGGATGA
- the trxB gene encoding thioredoxin-disulfide reductase, translating to MFDIAIIGSGPAGMTAGIYARRAGYSVAMFEMGVPGGQAATTDFIENFPGFPGGISGSELMMKFYEQATAFGAEMIFERVTDVQVQGDLKTVTTTSAAGDRTYEAKVIIFATGAYPRMLRVPNEGKFRGRGVSYCATCDGFFFKDKDVCVVGGGDVAVEEALYLTKMCRSVTLFHRRDALRANKRSQELALANDKLHIEWDTIVTELLGDDKLSQVVTENVKTGETKTWDFPGCFIFVGYDPNNEVVPSTIKGDANNYILTDDNMATNIPGVYAIGDVRSKTVRQIASAVGDAGIVMYDIERYFREGGGQ from the coding sequence ATGTTTGATATTGCCATTATCGGCAGCGGCCCGGCCGGCATGACCGCCGGCATTTACGCCCGGCGTGCCGGTTATTCGGTGGCCATGTTTGAAATGGGCGTCCCCGGCGGGCAAGCCGCCACCACCGACTTCATTGAAAACTTTCCCGGCTTCCCCGGCGGCATCTCCGGGTCTGAGCTGATGATGAAATTCTATGAACAAGCCACCGCCTTTGGTGCGGAAATGATCTTTGAACGGGTCACCGACGTCCAGGTCCAAGGTGACCTTAAAACCGTCACCACCACCAGTGCCGCCGGCGACCGCACTTACGAGGCCAAGGTCATCATCTTCGCCACCGGCGCCTACCCCCGGATGCTGCGCGTGCCCAATGAAGGCAAATTCCGCGGCCGTGGCGTCAGCTACTGCGCCACCTGTGACGGCTTCTTCTTTAAAGACAAAGACGTTTGCGTTGTCGGCGGCGGCGACGTTGCCGTGGAAGAAGCCCTCTACCTGACCAAAATGTGCCGCAGCGTCACCCTCTTTCACCGGCGGGATGCCCTGCGCGCCAACAAGCGGTCCCAAGAATTGGCCCTGGCCAACGACAAACTCCATATTGAATGGGACACCATCGTCACCGAGCTCTTAGGCGACGATAAATTAAGCCAGGTGGTCACCGAAAACGTCAAAACCGGCGAGACCAAAACCTGGGATTTCCCCGGCTGTTTTATCTTTGTCGGCTATGACCCCAATAATGAAGTCGTTCCGTCCACCATCAAAGGCGACGCGAACAACTACATCCTGACCGATGACAACATGGCCACCAACATCCCCGGCGTTTACGCCATTGGCGATGTCCGGTCCAAGACCGTCCGTCAAATTGCCTCCGCCGTCGGTGACGCAGGCATCGTGATGTACGATATTGAGCGCTATTTTCGAGAAGGAGGCGGCCAATGA
- a CDS encoding acetyl-CoA C-acetyltransferase, translating to MSKKIVLAGACRTAVGKMGGTLANTPATDLATHVIKESIKRAGIKPTDVDQVLLGCVLQAGLGQNMARQASVNAGLPVEVPAMTLNILCGSGLNAVNTAAFMIQAGAADVIIAGGAENMSAAPYLVKQGRYGYRMGHGQLLDTMISDGLTDAFNQYHMGVTAENVAEKYGLTREELDEFAAWSQQKACKAIADGKFKEEIVPIEIKKKKETIVFDTDEGPREGVTAEGISRLKPAFKEGGVVTAANASGINDGAATVVVMSEEKAKELGVTPMAYWVDGALGGVDPAIMGIGPVAATRNVLARTGLKIEDFDLYEANEAFAAQAVAVGKDLGFDNDKLNVNGGAIALGHPVGCSGARILVTLLYEMQRRDAKRGLATLCIGGGMGAAAVIERK from the coding sequence ATGTCAAAAAAAATCGTTTTAGCTGGTGCATGCCGGACTGCAGTAGGGAAAATGGGCGGGACCTTGGCCAATACGCCTGCAACGGATCTTGCTACGCATGTCATCAAAGAATCCATTAAACGTGCCGGCATTAAACCGACGGATGTCGACCAGGTTCTTTTGGGCTGCGTGCTCCAGGCCGGTTTAGGTCAAAACATGGCCCGTCAAGCCTCCGTTAACGCAGGGCTTCCGGTTGAAGTTCCGGCCATGACACTGAACATTCTCTGCGGTTCCGGTTTGAACGCCGTCAACACCGCTGCTTTCATGATTCAAGCCGGCGCAGCTGACGTCATCATCGCCGGTGGGGCCGAAAACATGAGCGCTGCCCCCTATCTCGTCAAACAAGGCCGTTACGGCTACCGGATGGGCCACGGCCAATTGCTGGACACCATGATTTCTGATGGCTTGACCGACGCCTTCAACCAATACCACATGGGCGTTACCGCAGAAAACGTTGCCGAAAAATACGGCTTAACCCGCGAAGAACTTGATGAATTTGCTGCTTGGAGCCAACAAAAAGCTTGCAAGGCCATTGCTGATGGTAAATTCAAAGAAGAAATCGTTCCCATCGAAATCAAAAAGAAAAAAGAAACCATCGTTTTCGATACAGACGAAGGTCCGCGTGAAGGCGTTACCGCTGAAGGCATTTCCAGATTAAAACCGGCCTTCAAAGAAGGCGGCGTGGTTACCGCTGCCAACGCTTCCGGCATCAACGACGGGGCCGCTACGGTTGTCGTCATGAGCGAAGAAAAAGCCAAAGAACTCGGCGTTACCCCGATGGCTTATTGGGTTGACGGGGCTCTGGGCGGCGTGGATCCGGCCATCATGGGGATTGGCCCTGTGGCAGCAACCCGCAATGTTCTGGCCAGAACCGGCTTGAAAATTGAAGACTTTGACCTCTATGAAGCCAACGAAGCCTTTGCCGCACAGGCTGTTGCCGTCGGTAAAGACCTGGGCTTTGACAACGATAAATTAAACGTTAACGGCGGCGCCATCGCCTTAGGCCACCCGGTCGGCTGCAGCGGGGCACGTATCCTGGTAACCCTGCTTTATGAAATGCAACGTCGTGACGCTAAACGTGGTTTGGCAACGCTTTGCATCGGCGGCGGCATGGGTGCAGCTGCTGTTATCGAACGCAAATAA
- a CDS encoding metal ABC transporter substrate-binding protein yields the protein MKLRSVVAVLLCASLAFLSACGAEAPSSEGSADTGKLTVLASMFPAYDFARQIAGDRAEVDLLMPPGADAHSFEPGPGDMKAIQEADLLLYMNPVMDHWISELPDRIDADEANFVDVSKKVPKLAMPKADTLEALLANQPAPEATPVDEKTAAEAIKAHEHDHDHDEDAHEDEHHDGDAHEHENADADSHDHEMDEAHEEHEEHEGHEGHEGHHHENDPYDPHTWTGIRNDIIIAETIRDALIEKDPDGKDLYTKNCKALTDKLSALDKEYAALGEKAANRPLIVADEFPFLYLAHDYKLTFVPVLSSYGEHGEASARRLAQISDLMRDKKIPVLYYTEQTEPKLGSQLAKDTGAETLMLNAGHTVSAEDMKKGLSYTDILESNLTALKKGLAVAD from the coding sequence ATGAAACTACGTTCTGTTGTTGCTGTATTGCTTTGTGCATCTTTGGCGTTTTTAAGCGCTTGCGGCGCCGAGGCTCCGTCATCCGAAGGATCGGCTGATACGGGTAAGCTGACGGTTTTAGCGTCTATGTTCCCGGCCTACGATTTTGCCCGGCAGATTGCGGGCGACCGGGCTGAGGTGGACTTGCTCATGCCCCCGGGAGCGGACGCCCATTCCTTTGAACCGGGGCCTGGGGACATGAAGGCCATTCAAGAAGCGGACCTGCTTTTATATATGAATCCGGTGATGGACCACTGGATTTCTGAACTGCCGGACCGCATTGATGCAGATGAGGCCAACTTTGTAGACGTCAGCAAAAAAGTGCCCAAGCTGGCCATGCCAAAGGCCGATACCCTGGAAGCCCTCTTGGCCAACCAGCCTGCGCCTGAGGCTACCCCTGTTGATGAAAAAACGGCTGCCGAAGCAATTAAAGCTCATGAACACGACCACGACCACGATGAGGACGCCCACGAAGACGAGCACCACGATGGGGATGCCCATGAGCACGAAAATGCCGATGCGGACAGTCATGATCACGAGATGGATGAGGCGCACGAAGAACATGAAGAGCATGAAGGCCATGAAGGTCATGAAGGCCACCATCATGAAAACGACCCTTACGACCCGCACACTTGGACCGGCATCCGCAACGACATCATCATTGCAGAGACCATTCGCGATGCCCTGATTGAAAAAGATCCGGACGGCAAAGACCTCTACACTAAAAACTGCAAGGCCCTGACCGATAAGCTAAGCGCTTTGGACAAGGAATATGCTGCCCTTGGCGAAAAAGCCGCCAACCGGCCCCTTATTGTGGCGGATGAATTCCCCTTCCTCTACTTGGCCCACGATTACAAGCTTACCTTTGTCCCGGTCTTGTCCTCTTATGGCGAACATGGGGAGGCTTCTGCCCGCCGCCTGGCGCAAATTTCCGACTTGATGCGAGACAAAAAAATTCCCGTGCTCTATTATACGGAACAAACGGAGCCGAAGCTGGGCAGTCAATTGGCCAAGGATACCGGTGCGGAAACCCTAATGCTGAATGCCGGCCACACGGTCAGCGCCGAAGATATGAAAAAGGGTCTCAGCTATACGGATATTCTGGAGAGCAATTTGACCGCTTTGAAAAAAGGGTTGGCTGTAGCCGACTAA